From Budorcas taxicolor isolate Tak-1 chromosome 19, Takin1.1, whole genome shotgun sequence, the proteins below share one genomic window:
- the GPRC5C gene encoding G-protein coupled receptor family C group 5 member C isoform X1 — MAIHRAVLTCLGLPLFLLPGARAQEQAPPGCSPDLNPLYYNLCDRSEAWGIILEAVAGAGVVTTFVLTIILVASLPFVQDTKKRSLLGTQVFFLLGTLGLFCLVFACVVKPDFSTCASRRFLFGVLFAICFSCLVAHVLALHFLVRKNHGPRGWVVFLVALLLSLVEVIINTEWLIITLVRGAGAEGDAPGNGSAGWVAVSPCAIANADFVMALIYVMLLLLCAFTGAWSALCGRFKRWRKHGVFVLLTTTASIAVWVVWTVMYTYGNRQHNSPTWDDPTLAIALATNAWAFVLFYVIPEVSQVTRSSPEQSYQGDLYPTRGVGYETILKEQKGQSMFVENKAFSMDEPASAKRPVSPYSGYNGQLLTSMYQPTEMTLMHKAPSDGAGAYDVILPRATANSQVTGSANSTLRAEDIYAAHSRQEAMLPKEGKSSQAQSPQNNTRW; from the exons ATGGCCATCCACAGAGCGGTGCTGACGTGCCTGGGACTGCCTCTCTTCCTGCTTCCAGGGGCCCGGGCCCAGGAGCAGGCCCCGCCCGGCTGCAGCCCCGACCTCAACCCCCTCTATTACAACCTGTGTGACCGCTCTGAGGCTTGGGGCATCATCTTGGAAGCCGTGGCGGGGGCAGGCGTCGTCACCACCTTCGTCCTCACCATCATCCTGGTGGCCAGCCTCCCCTTCGTGCAGGACACCAAGAAGCGGAGCCTGCTAGGGACCCAGGTGTTCTTCCTGCTGGGGACCCTGGGCCTCTTCTGCCTCGTCTTCGCCTGCGTGGTGAAGCCTGACTTCTCCACCTGTGCCTCCCGGCGCTTCCTCTTCGGGGTCCTGTTCGCCATCTGCTTCTCCTGCCTGGTGGCCCACGTCTTGGCCCTCCACTTCCTGGTTCGGAAGAACCACGGGCCCCGGGGCTGGGTGGTCTTCCTCGTGGCCCTGCTGCTGAGCCTCGTGGAGGTGATCATCAACACGGAGTGGCTGATCATCACGCTGGTGCGGGGAGCTGGCGCCGAGGGCGACGCTCCAGGCAACGGCAGTGCGGGCTGGGTGGCCGTCTCCCCCTGCGCCATCGCCAACGCGGACTTCGTCATGGCGCTTATCTacgtgatgctgctgctgctttgcgCCTTCACGGGGGCCTGGTCGGCCTTGTGCGGCCGCTTCAAGCGCTGGCGGAAGCACGGGGTCTTCGTGCTGCTCACCACGACCGCCTCCATCGCCGTCTGGGTGGTGTGGACCGTCATGTACACTTACGGCAACCGGCAGCACAACAGCCCCACGTGGGACGACCCCACGCTGGCCATCGCCCTTGCCACCAACGCCTGGGCCTTCGTCCTCTTCTATGTCATCCCGGAGGTCTCCCAGGTGACCAGGTCTAGCCCGGAGCAGAGCTACCAGGGGGATCTGTACCCCACCCGGGGCGTGGGCTACGAGACCATTCTGAAAGAGCAAAAGGGCCAGAGCATGTTTGTGGAAAACAAGGCGTTTTCCATGGACGAGCCAGCCTCAG CTAAGAGACCGGTGTCACCATACAGCGGGTACAACGGACAGCTGCTGACCAGTATGTACCAGCCCACCGAGATGACCCTGATGCACAAAGCCCCG TCCGATGGAGCTGGAGCGTACGACGTCATCCTCCCGCGGGCCACCGCCAACAGCCAGGTGACAGGCAGTGCCAACTCCACCCTGCGGGCTGAGGACATCTACGCGGCCCACAGCCGCCAGGAGGCCATGCTGCCCAAGGAAGGCAAGAGCTCTCAG GCTCAGTCCCCGCAAAATAACACGAGATGGTAG
- the GPRC5C gene encoding G-protein coupled receptor family C group 5 member C isoform X2 gives MAIHRAVLTCLGLPLFLLPGARAQEQAPPGCSPDLNPLYYNLCDRSEAWGIILEAVAGAGVVTTFVLTIILVASLPFVQDTKKRSLLGTQVFFLLGTLGLFCLVFACVVKPDFSTCASRRFLFGVLFAICFSCLVAHVLALHFLVRKNHGPRGWVVFLVALLLSLVEVIINTEWLIITLVRGAGAEGDAPGNGSAGWVAVSPCAIANADFVMALIYVMLLLLCAFTGAWSALCGRFKRWRKHGVFVLLTTTASIAVWVVWTVMYTYGNRQHNSPTWDDPTLAIALATNAWAFVLFYVIPEVSQVTRSSPEQSYQGDLYPTRGVGYETILKEQKGQSMFVENKAFSMDEPASAKRPVSPYSGYNGQLLTSMYQPTEMTLMHKAPSDGAGAYDVILPRATANSQVTGSANSTLRAEDIYAAHSRQEAMLPKEGSVPAK, from the exons ATGGCCATCCACAGAGCGGTGCTGACGTGCCTGGGACTGCCTCTCTTCCTGCTTCCAGGGGCCCGGGCCCAGGAGCAGGCCCCGCCCGGCTGCAGCCCCGACCTCAACCCCCTCTATTACAACCTGTGTGACCGCTCTGAGGCTTGGGGCATCATCTTGGAAGCCGTGGCGGGGGCAGGCGTCGTCACCACCTTCGTCCTCACCATCATCCTGGTGGCCAGCCTCCCCTTCGTGCAGGACACCAAGAAGCGGAGCCTGCTAGGGACCCAGGTGTTCTTCCTGCTGGGGACCCTGGGCCTCTTCTGCCTCGTCTTCGCCTGCGTGGTGAAGCCTGACTTCTCCACCTGTGCCTCCCGGCGCTTCCTCTTCGGGGTCCTGTTCGCCATCTGCTTCTCCTGCCTGGTGGCCCACGTCTTGGCCCTCCACTTCCTGGTTCGGAAGAACCACGGGCCCCGGGGCTGGGTGGTCTTCCTCGTGGCCCTGCTGCTGAGCCTCGTGGAGGTGATCATCAACACGGAGTGGCTGATCATCACGCTGGTGCGGGGAGCTGGCGCCGAGGGCGACGCTCCAGGCAACGGCAGTGCGGGCTGGGTGGCCGTCTCCCCCTGCGCCATCGCCAACGCGGACTTCGTCATGGCGCTTATCTacgtgatgctgctgctgctttgcgCCTTCACGGGGGCCTGGTCGGCCTTGTGCGGCCGCTTCAAGCGCTGGCGGAAGCACGGGGTCTTCGTGCTGCTCACCACGACCGCCTCCATCGCCGTCTGGGTGGTGTGGACCGTCATGTACACTTACGGCAACCGGCAGCACAACAGCCCCACGTGGGACGACCCCACGCTGGCCATCGCCCTTGCCACCAACGCCTGGGCCTTCGTCCTCTTCTATGTCATCCCGGAGGTCTCCCAGGTGACCAGGTCTAGCCCGGAGCAGAGCTACCAGGGGGATCTGTACCCCACCCGGGGCGTGGGCTACGAGACCATTCTGAAAGAGCAAAAGGGCCAGAGCATGTTTGTGGAAAACAAGGCGTTTTCCATGGACGAGCCAGCCTCAG CTAAGAGACCGGTGTCACCATACAGCGGGTACAACGGACAGCTGCTGACCAGTATGTACCAGCCCACCGAGATGACCCTGATGCACAAAGCCCCG TCCGATGGAGCTGGAGCGTACGACGTCATCCTCCCGCGGGCCACCGCCAACAGCCAGGTGACAGGCAGTGCCAACTCCACCCTGCGGGCTGAGGACATCTACGCGGCCCACAGCCGCCAGGAGGCCATGCTGCCCAAGGAAG GCTCAGTCCCCGCAAAATAA